ATCGCTGTATTAACTGATTCAATTGCTTTCCCTGCTTGATAATAACCATCATATATTTCATAGGACTGATATAAATCTTGTTAGTTGCTAATGTTAACTACTAATGTTGCCTACTAATACCAAAAGAATTAATAAGGTGATCATTCTTGCTGGTTAAAATCACCTCTAACTACGTTGTGAGTTTTGAAGTGAGAACGACTATCTCCTAAACTCACGCCTTATTAGTGTTAATTTTTCCTACGCAATCCCCGATCACTTATTTACTTCCATTGGTATAATAAGCGCACTAACCGTTTTGATTGAGAATTCAAATAATAACAAAACTAAAGGCTGGCTATCGAATTTTATTAGTTGACCTTATATTCTCTGTTTTTATAACTTTAGCTTTTAATAGTTTCATTGCTTTTTTGATGTAGCAGGGTGGTTTTATTGTGAGATTCTTCTATCTCTGAGTTTAAACTAAAAGCTAAACCAAGGATTTTTCGTGCAGATACAAAAAAGCCCTAAGTATTTTCATACTTAGGGCTTTAATGATGGTGCTTCGTCTCGCTGACTTTCAACAAAGAGCTAAACCAAGGACTCGTCCGTTGTAGATACAAAAAAGCCACAATTAAATTAATAATTGTGGCTTAGGAATCGTTACAAAATAACTTGCGCTAAAGTGTTCTCAAAAAGCCTTAAATGACTGGCTATTTTGAAAACAAAAGCGCAAATAATGTTGAAGCCGATCCTTTAATGATGGAGCTTCGTCTCGAGGGTTTAAATAAAAAGTTAAACCAAGGACATTCCGTACAGATAAAAAAAAGCCACAATTAGATTAATAATTGTGGCTTAGGAATCGTTACAAAATAACTTGCGCTAAATTGTTCTCAAAAAGCCTTAAATGACTGGCTATTTTGAAAACAAAAGCGCAAATAATGTTGAAGCCGATCCTTTAATGATGGTGGTTCGTCTCGCTGACTTTCAACAAAGAGCTAAACCAAGGACTCGTCCGTTGTAGATACAAAAAAGCCACAATTAAATTAATAATTGTGGCTTAGGAATCGTTACAAAATAACTTGCGCTAAAGTGTTCTCAAAAAGCCTTAAATGACTGGCTATTTTGAAAACAAAAGCGCAAATAATGTTGAAGCCGATCCTTTAATGATGGAGCTTCGTCTCGAGGGTTTAAATAAAAAGTTAAACCAAGGACATTCCGTACAGATAAAAAAAAGCCACAATTAGATTAATAATTGTGGCTTAGGAATCGTTACAAAATAACTTGCGCTAAATTGTTCTCAAAAAGCCTTAAATGACTGGCTATTTTGAAAACAAAAGCGCAAATAATGTTGAAGCCGATCCTTTAATGATGGTGGTTCGTCTCGCTGACTTTCAACAAAGAGTTAAACCAAGGACTCGTCCGTTGTAGATACAAAAAAGCCACAATTAAATTAATAATTGTGGCTTAGGAATCGTTACAAAATAACTTGCGCTAAAGTGTTCTCAAAAAGCCTTAAATGACTGGCTATTTTGAAAACAAAAGCGCAAATAATGTTGAAGCCGATCCTTTAATGATGGTGCTTCGTCTCGCTGACTTTCAACAAAGAGCTAAACCAAGGACTCGTCCGTTGTAGATACAAAAAAGCCACAATTAAATTAATAATTGTGGCTTAAATTATGGTGCTTCGTCTCGAGGGTTTAAATAAAAAGTTAAACCAAGGACTTTCCGTGCGAATACAAAAAAGCCCTAAGTATTTTCATACTTAGGGCTTTAATGATGGTGCTTCGCCTCGCTGACTTTCAACAAAGAGCTAAACCAAGGACTGGTCCGTTGTAGATACAAAAAAGCCACAATTAAATTAATAATTGTGGCTTGAATGATGGTGCTTCGTCTCGGAATTGAACCAAGGACACGAGGATTTTCAATCCTCTGCTCTACCGACTGAGCTAACGAAGCATAACTTTTATCATCTTACGATGAGTTGTAAATGGTGCCGACTACCGGAGTCGAACTGGTGACCTACTGATTACAAGTCAGTTGCTCTACCTACTGAGCTAAGTCGGCACATAAACCGTTCTGAGCTTTCGCCCTTATTATTGATTGAAATAAATCTTTTCAATAATATTTTAAATAATGGTGCTTCGTCTCGGAATTGAACCAAGGACACGAGGATTTTCAATCCTCTGCTCTACCGACTGAGCTAACGAAGCATCTTTTTTACTTTTCAACTCTGTCTAAATCTTTTCGACTGAGCTAATAAAGTATTGTTTCATTCTTAATTAACTCTGTCTATTTTTTCAGACCGAACCAATGAAGCAGGAACGAGGCGTATTAAATAGATTTTAGAGTCTATCGTCAACCTATTTTTACAGATTTATTTATTTTTTAACGTGTTTGCTTGTGCTTTGAACGTTAAATGCTTTAAATCTGAACACCTCGTTAAGTTTAGTTAATCTTTAGGTGTGAAACCCTCGATCTCTACATCTTTATCTTCAAACAAGTAACCGACCATTGCTTCTTGAATAAGTGCACGATCTTCTGCTTTCATTAGGTTTAATTTCTTTTCGTTAATCAGCATTGTTTGCTTGTGTTGCCATTTTGCCCATGCTTCTTGGCTAATGTTATCAAAAATACGTTTACCAGTTTCACCTGGAATTAATTGAAATGCTAAACCTGGCGCTTCTTTTTTTAAATAAGTACAAAATACAGTACGAGACATTATTTATTCCTTGTTCGTGATTTTATTAACGGTGTTTAATATTTTCTTCGTCGCCGCCGCTAACCCAACTTTTTGTGGTTGTTGTAAGTTATACCAAAGCTGACCATTTTGTTCCATGACTTGTTCAATTTGTTGTTCGTTAAATTCAACTAATATCGGAGAAATATCAAAATGATAATGACTAAATGTATGACGGAAAGTCGCTAATTCTGTTGCTTGGTAGTCTGTAATACCGATTGTTTCTAAGCTATTTAGGGCCGATTCACTATCGATAAATTCAGGGAAACACCAAAGACCACCCCAAATACCTGTCGGAGGACGTTGAATAAGCTGTATTGATTGCTGTTTATTCTTTAATACCAACATTACCGCTGTTTTAGTGGGTATTTTTTTCTTTGATTTAGGTGTTGGATATGCCGTCATACAATCATCAGCCAAAGCTAAACAATCAGTAGAGACAGGGCATTGATCGCATTTAGGTTTGCTGCGTGTACAAATCATTGCACCCATATCCATCATCGCTTGGTTAAATACTTTCGTATCTGTTTTAGGCGTAAGTTTATCGGCTAATGTCCAAAGTTGGTTTTCAACTTTCTTTTCACCTGTCCAACCTTCAATTTTTTGATGGCGAGTTAACACGCGTTTTACGTTACCGTCTAAAATAGAGAAGTGTTTATTTAAGGTTAATGACAAGACTGCACCTGCAGTAGATCGCCCGATACCGGGTAATGCAATCACATCATCAAATTCTTCTGGGAATTTACCGTCAAATTGGTCACGAACGATTTGTGCCGCTTTATGCAAGTTGCGAGCGCGTGCGTAATAACCTAAACCAGTCCAATGATGTAATACTTCATCAATAGGGGCATTAGCTAAATATGAAATTGAAGGAAAAGATCGCATAAACTTATTAAAATAAGGGATCACGGTCGCTACTTGCGTTTGTTGTAACATGACTTCACTAACCCATGTTTTATACAAACTTTTATCTAACTGCCATGGTAAGGTTTTACGGCCATGTTGTTGGTGCCAATCATTGATTCTTTGGCTAAAATGCAACTCACTCACTAGAAACTCTTCGATAATAATGGGGGGGCTATAGTCTAGCAGAGTTGCACAATTAATATAACATTGCATAATGCACTGCTAATTAGCCCAATTACAGTTATAGCCGATCAATTTAAAGGTAAAAAAATGACAGAGCATGACCAGTCTGCGACAGATAATGGAACAGAAGAAAACCACACTGAAAACACGAAAGAGAAATATATTCGTAAAATTCGTTCTTTTGTTAAACGTGAAGGGCGCATGACTAAACGTCAGCAAACTGCAATTGATGATCTATGGCCTACAATGGGCATTGATTACCAAGAAAAACAAATCAATTTTAGTGAGTTATTTGGTAATGATAACCCTGTTGTATTAGAAATTGGTTTTGGTATGGGCAAGTCATTAATTGAAATGGCACAAACAGCACCAGAGAAAAACTTTTTAGGTATTGAAGTACATGGTCCTGGTGTTGGTGCTTGTTTAGCCGATGCTGGTGAAGCTGGCGTAACTAATTTACGTGTAATGAATCATGATGCGGTTGAAGTATTAGAGTTCATGATCCCGGATAAAAGCTTATCTACATTCCAATTATACTTCCCTGATCCGTGGCATAAAGCGCGTCACCATAAACGCCGTATTGTGCAACCAGAGTTCATTGAAAATATGCGTCCTAAATTAGCGATTGGTGGTGTTATCCATATGGCAACAGATTGGGAAAACTACGCAGAGCACATGTTAGAAGTATTAAAAGCAGCAACAAACTTTAAAAATACCAGCACAGAAGGTGATTATGCACCTCGCCCAGATTGGCGCCCGCTGACTAAGTTCGAGTCTCGTGGCCACCGTTTAGGTCATGGCGTATGGGATTTACTGTTTGAGCGTGTTAGCTAAACTATACTCGTTACCATTCAAGGTGCAGCATTTAGTAAACGGTGAAGTGAACCGATTCTAGGCAGAAAGAGTCAACGCTAACGACTGAACAAAGCACCTTGAACGATATCGGGTATATATCAAAGTAATATCTATATTAATTCAGCGTCTACTTAAAAGTTGACAAGTTAAGCGAGTATTGTTCATTATCAATGCTCGCTTTTTTATTGTTTACTTTTAGGTTGTTGAAAATGACGATGAATCATCATATTGAAAACCCGTTAATTTGGCCGTTATTAACTTTAATTAAAGAGGCACAAGAAAGTTGTCAAATTCATCATTTAGCGAACGAGTTACAAAAAGAAGGGTTATTAAACGATTTAGATAATGATCCGAATAAAGCCTTGTTCAAAAGAAACTTCTTGTTAATGAATGCCTTGTATCAATTACAAGAAATACTATTACCTGCAAAATGGTTGCAAGTTGAAGTAATGAATATCCTGCTACTTGAACATCCCCCCTCTAATATCGCTATTGCATTAGATAAAGAAAGTGCATTACGTAGTTATTATTTAGATTGGCATAATTTTGAAACAAACGCTGATGAGATAGAAGCGATGTTGACTGGTTTTTGGAATCGTTATCATCAAACTATGACTCCTGCTATCAACTCAATTGATAAAGCGAATGCATTCAAGGTATTTGGATTGAATCATGATGCCTCACCACAACAGATACGCCAACAATGGCGACGATTAGCGCTTGAGTTACATCCTGATAGAGTCAGAGGAAACAAAGAAAAGTTCCTGAAAGCCTGTGAAGCATGGCAAGTGTTAAAAGAATAGCGTAGTTACACAGAATTATTTACAGGGCCACTTAATTCTTTAAAATTTCCTTTTTTTTTGCACAATTTTGGGTTTTCTTAGTGCTATGATCTACGTCTGTATAATTCGAACTAATAAGTTTTAATCGCTAGTATTACCATAGAATGCTTCATATCAAACTACCTTTACAATAAGCAAAATGACAATGGTTTCATTACTAAAATTTATTTACTTATTCACTTATTACGATAGCGATGGCCGTATATAAACATAAGTTTTTCGCTTTATCAGTAGATTCTTGGTTTATTCGATATGATAAAGATGTCCGTATTAGCTGAGGGTGATAAACCTTTTACTTAAGAAAGATTCAGTCAAACTCAAGGGAACTACAGAAAAAGTAAGCAATACCAATGAGCTATTAACTGAGAGCTATTAAACGTAATGAGTTCATTTTTTTGCTAACATACGCTTTATTAATAACGACTTACTGATTAAAGGTAATTAAATGTGTCATTTTGTCATGATGAACTAGACTCTTTTACCGTCCTTATATGAAACATTACATACAATGAGTAATACTACTATGGCGTTATCCACTAAAATATATTCGTTTTTTACCTGTTTATTCAGTTTTGTATTAATATTTTCATCTCCATCTTTTGCTGAAGATAATTATCAAAGTTATTCATTAAGGTTTTCTACTGAAGTTGATAACACAACAGATACTGATAGTAGTAGTTATTCTACGAGTATTTCCACTTACATCATTGGTGGAGACGATGCTGTTCGAGAATATCCTTGGATGGTGGCGCTTTACAAATCGGGTAATTTTATTTGTGGTGGCGTATTAATTAGCTCTAATTGGGTAGCAACAGCTGCCCATTGTGTTTATGAAAGTGATGACGAAGATGGTAATGCAACGGCTTACGACGCGTCCTATTATAGCCTTGTTATTGGCGAGTCTACGCATTACTCATCAACAAGTTCAGCGGAGTCTGCGGGTGTTACAGTTCATAATTTGAGTCGTGTTGTCATTCAACCTAATTATGATGACGATACGGTTGATTATGATGTTGCATTACTTGAATTAGATGCTTCTTATTACCAGCCTGGACCTGCCCTTACGATAGCGACTCAATTTAATGCGATTGAGGAAGGCGATTTACTGACTACGCTTGGTTATGGTGTTTTGTCGGTAGATGATAATGCAACACCAGCAGAAAAAACTCCAACAACCTTACAAGAAGCTGATTTACCTTATGTACCTGAAAACCAATGTTATTGGAGTTCATATAATAGGACGACAGACAACATGTTTTGTGCAGGTTATTCAGACGATACGGATATTGATAGCTGTTCAGGTGACAGTGGCGGTCCTGTATTTAAAACGCTTGATGGGCAATTAAGCTTAGTGGGTTTGGTTAGTTGGGGGGCTTCAACTTGTTCAGACAATCCTGGGGTTTATACCAATATTAGTAACTTACGCAGCTGGATTTTAGAGAATATTGACGGATTGCAAGTTGTTGAAGAAGGTGTTGCTAGCTACGATACTGATCAAGGTACTTTTTCTGAAGGTTTGATCAGCGTTTATCAATACGGTTCAGATCTAGAAAGTTACTTAGATATTAGTGATTTAACGTTTGATGATGAGACTTATACAGATAACTTAAGCGTTAGTGATCATTGTAGTAATACTTACCTATATTCAACTGTAGAAAACGAAGCAAGTTGTCAAATGACATTCGATTTAACGGATGTGATTGACGAAGATGCTTTGTTTACAGCCACCTTACTAGTGAACGACGATAGTGAAGTAATAGTGCAAGATGACTCAAGTGATGATGAGGTTATTGTTTCAGATGATAGTTCAAGTGACAGTTCTGATGATGACTCAATAGACAGTGATGTAACGGAATCAACGGATGTTACTACAACGTCATCGAGCAGCTCTAGCGGTGGTAGTTTAGGTTTTATGATTTTATTCTTATTGGCTATAGTTAGTGTAAAACGCCGATACTTTTATTGAACATCGCTTGTATACGCGTCACCGTTCAAGGTGCAACAATCAGCAAGTCGTGAGGTAAATAGGTTATAGGGATAAAGGTAAAGATCTAACGGGTTAAATCGAGGCTTTATAACAACGAAAGGATTGCCTTTCGAATCGTCAACTCGAAAGACAATACTGCCTTGTAACATTGATAACATTGATAACATTGATAAGCACTAGTCATTGTCATTATGTTACGCCTTGTCTAGGTATCCAAGTTAACCACTGAATAATGTGTCTCAATTGGTAACGGGTATATAAAGCCAATGTGATTGCTTTGTATTGTTCCTTATGCTTACCAGTAACTAATGCATAATTTACTACTAGGTTTATACCAATCACACTAATTAACGGATCCATTTTACTTCTTGGATTTAGATCATAAATAACTTATTTCTTCGTTAATAAGTTTTGTAAAGGGAGTGACCATTAAAGAATTAACCTCTTTTTGTTAATTCTCCGACAGACGACTAACGAAGTTAATCTTCGAAAGGCTAAACTTATGCTTTAAACTAAGCCATTTTTTCTACGCAAAATTTAGAATACTTATTTAATCTAACGTTATCATCCGTCCTTCCAAGCCTACTTAATTTAAATTGAAATAAGTTACTATTTAACTTTTTCTATAACTCAAAACTGAATTTAAAACGTCATAATTTAGTCATATTTCTGTAAGGAATTATCATTAGCATCCCTATAACAAAATGACATTTAGGGAAAGTATATTATGGAAAATGTTCAAACAGTGCTTCCAAACAGAAGTGAATCGGAAAAATCTAATAACTATATAAAGTGGATAACCGTAGCATTACTTATTTATCTATTAATTTGTGCTGTTGGTATTATTGGTAGTGGTTTTAAAATGTCTGTTGGTGGACATGCAAAAGAACTATTTGCCTTTGCAAGTAACCCATTTGCAGGGTTAGTGGTTGGTATTGTTGCCACTGCCTTAATTCAATCATCTTCTACCGTTACCTCTATTATTGTTGGTTTAGTGGCTGGTGGTTTGCCTGTAGAACTTGCGGTACCTATGGTGATGGGGGCAAACGTTGGCACATCTATCACGAATACTATTGTATCGTTAGGTCATGTTCGTGCCAAAGAAGAGTTTAAAAGAGCCTTTTCAGCTGCCACTGTACATGATTTTTTCAACCTATTATCAGTCGTTATCTTTTTACCATTAGAAATTGCTTTTGGTTTCTTAGAAAAAATAGGTGGCTCGTTAGCACACTTATTTTACGGTGCAGGTGACACGTCAATTAAAGGTTTTAACTTTGTAAAAGCAGCTACAGCACCTGTCGTTGATACATTTAAAAACGTTGGTAGTTCTTTAGGTGATCAAGTTGGAGGGGGGGTATTAATCATTGCGGGGATTATCCTGATTTTTGTTTCGATTACTTTGGTTGGCAAATTATTGAAAAAATTAATGGTAGGTAAAGCCAAAGATATTATGCATACAGCAATTGGACGTGGCCCAATATCTGGTATTGCTTCGGGTACGTTAGTTACTGTTTTAGTACAATCTTCTTCTACAACAACCTCATTAATGATTCCATTAGCAGGATCTGGAGCATTTAAATTAAAAGAAATTTATCCATTTACCTTAGGTGCCAATATTGGTACTTGTGTGACGGCGGTATTAGCTGCAACTGCTGTGACAGGCAATGCTGAAGCTGCATTACAAATTGCATTTATCCATCTTGTTTACAATATATTAGGTGTGTTGGTGATTTATGGTATCCCTGCATTACGTAATTTGCCAGTAAAAGCGGCAGAAGCATTAGGAGCGACTGCAGCGGAAAACAAGTTTGCTGCATTAGCATATATTCTAGGCGTGTTCTTTATTGTGCCTGCAGTATGTTTAAGCGTGAGTAGCATGCTTTAACTTTTTAAAGGCCATTTTCATTAGTAATACATCGATAATAATACATTGATTAAAATGAAATAAAGTTAAGTATTAAGGAAGATATAATGAGTAATTTACAAGTACTAACCACTGAAAGATTAAATAAACTAATTGATGAAACACAAAGTACCTTAACCGAGCTTAAAGCTGAGGTTGTACGTCGAGAACATTTAAAGCAAGAACATGAAATTAGTGATTTAGATCATCATATGATGAGTGCCGAACTTAATTTAACGAGTATTAAAAACTTTATTAGTTACCTTTTAGAGCAATCTAAAAAGAAGTAATAATTAATAATTCAATTATTAGCCACTAAAGCGAACTAATGAAGTTCGCTTTTTTGATCTGATAAGAAAAATAATTATGCCTATTTAGTAGTCAGATAGTGAGCCTAGATATCTTTGGTTTTGATTATATTAAATTTTTGAAAGCGACTGTTAATAAGTTACGTGCATTGGTGTATTAACGATATTAAAAGCGCATTTTGATTAATTTAATTCAGATTGTATCCGTTAAAATCAACTATTTTGTCGTACAATTCGAATACTTACTCGCAATTTCTTCAGCCAAAATAGCTGTTTTGTGTGTAATTTCGGATCGTGGATCATTTAAATACGATGCGGTAAAAAGTATATCGTTGGGTACCCATCCAGGATCAAATACTTTAATTCGTTGATCATTTATAAAACGTTGTGCAAGTTGAGTAGGTAATGCACCAATACCAATTCCAGAGGCAATCATTTCGAAGCTCGTTGAAAGAGAATTCGAAGGAAATATTTGCCCTAAGGAACCATTACGATGCATTAGTTCCGATACAATATCTTGATAAGGTCGGGAGAGTCGAGAAAATGAAAATATAGGCGATTTAGAAAGGTCTGGAGATTCCTCATTAATACTACAAAACCAGTTTAATTTAAATCTAGGAAGTGTAATATTTTCAATATTACCTTCGGGTAGTGGCCCCATCAAAAAAGCTAAATCTATATTCCTAGATAATAATTGTTCTCTTAAATTAATTGTTACATCGACTGAAAGCTCGATAACTAGTTTAGGGTACAGTTTTCTTAATGCAGCTAGAAAATCGGATAGCCATGATTGTGCAACCGTTTCTGCAACCCCAATACGAATAAGGCCTTTCACTTCTTCAGTTGGTGTTAACTCTGATTTTATTAACTCCATATAAGATTCTATTTTTTCTGCATGAGACCTTAATAAAATGCCTTCTGTAGTCAAAACAACACCTGTTTTATGACGTTCAAAAAGTTGTACTCCTAACTCATTTTCTAGTGCATATATACGAGCTGAAATAGCTGGTTGAGATAAATTCATTTCATGTGCTGCTCGTCTAATTACACCAAGCTTTGCGACCCATAAAAATGTTTTTAATTGATCGAATGTCATATTTTTTCTCATTATCTAATTTTATTAAATATTTATGTGAAAGTATTAAGTTATCAATAATGATAAAATAATATAGTTTGACATTATCACGTTTAAACTCGAAACTGAATTCGAGTCTTAAAGAGGTTAGAAAACACTCAGAGTAAAGTTAATATTTTAAAAAACTATTGATAAAGGAAGAGAATATTATGACCAAATGGAATTCAAAAAAAATTATAGCTGGTTCAGTTTTTAGTGCGATATTATCCATGAACGTAAGTGCAAATGAGACACTTTCTATAGTAGGAAGCTGGAGTAGTTTACCGCTTAATAAACTTTACGAGAATCCTTTTTGGAATGAAACCATCCCGGCTGATAGTAAAGGTGAATTTAAAGTTACGATGACAACTCTTGATCAAATGGGTATTGGCGGTTCTGATGTATTTCGAATGCTTGCAGATGGTGTTTTTGATATAGGTATGACTTCTGCCGATTATGCTGTTTCGGATACACCTGCTCTGGAAGGATTAGATGTTCCGTTAATTGCAAATACAGCCTCTAAAGCGAAAGAGCTCGTCGACGCAGCTAGACCAATGATAGATGACATTTTTAAAGATACTTTCAATGCTAAAGTCTTAGCTATTGTTCCTTATCCTCCTCAAGTTGTTTTCTGTAATGCAGAAGTTAAATCATTAAGTGATTTAGCGGGTTTGAAAATTAGAGCGTCCGGGCGTATGACTGCAAAATTTTTAGAAGCGCTTAATGCTCAAAGTGTCAATATTGGGTTTGGGGAAGTGCCTGGCGCATTACAACGTGGTGTTATTGATTGTGCCGTAACAGGTGCTGGATCTGGTTATAGCGCTGGCTGGTGGGAAGTTACTACACACTTGATGAATTTACCACTTGGTGGATGGGATCCTGTTGTAACTGCTATGAATCTGGATAAATGGGATTCATTAAGCGAAAAAAATCAAAACTTTATTCAAGAGTCAGTTAAAAGTAAATTTGAAAAACCAGTA
Above is a genomic segment from Psychromonas sp. L1A2 containing:
- a CDS encoding TRAP transporter substrate-binding protein encodes the protein MTKWNSKKIIAGSVFSAILSMNVSANETLSIVGSWSSLPLNKLYENPFWNETIPADSKGEFKVTMTTLDQMGIGGSDVFRMLADGVFDIGMTSADYAVSDTPALEGLDVPLIANTASKAKELVDAARPMIDDIFKDTFNAKVLAIVPYPPQVVFCNAEVKSLSDLAGLKIRASGRMTAKFLEALNAQSVNIGFGEVPGALQRGVIDCAVTGAGSGYSAGWWEVTTHLMNLPLGGWDPVVTAMNLDKWDSLSEKNQNFIQESVKSKFEKPVWDSAQSALNDDIACLTGNDNCSKGDVRNLTLVEISESDMLKAKGILESKVLPEWAERAGSEWIQRWNKTVGHAAGIEISVNKAQ
- the trmB gene encoding tRNA (guanosine(46)-N7)-methyltransferase TrmB, with translation MTEHDQSATDNGTEENHTENTKEKYIRKIRSFVKREGRMTKRQQTAIDDLWPTMGIDYQEKQINFSELFGNDNPVVLEIGFGMGKSLIEMAQTAPEKNFLGIEVHGPGVGACLADAGEAGVTNLRVMNHDAVEVLEFMIPDKSLSTFQLYFPDPWHKARHHKRRIVQPEFIENMRPKLAIGGVIHMATDWENYAEHMLEVLKAATNFKNTSTEGDYAPRPDWRPLTKFESRGHRLGHGVWDLLFERVS
- a CDS encoding S1 family peptidase produces the protein MSNTTMALSTKIYSFFTCLFSFVLIFSSPSFAEDNYQSYSLRFSTEVDNTTDTDSSSYSTSISTYIIGGDDAVREYPWMVALYKSGNFICGGVLISSNWVATAAHCVYESDDEDGNATAYDASYYSLVIGESTHYSSTSSAESAGVTVHNLSRVVIQPNYDDDTVDYDVALLELDASYYQPGPALTIATQFNAIEEGDLLTTLGYGVLSVDDNATPAEKTPTTLQEADLPYVPENQCYWSSYNRTTDNMFCAGYSDDTDIDSCSGDSGGPVFKTLDGQLSLVGLVSWGASTCSDNPGVYTNISNLRSWILENIDGLQVVEEGVASYDTDQGTFSEGLISVYQYGSDLESYLDISDLTFDDETYTDNLSVSDHCSNTYLYSTVENEASCQMTFDLTDVIDEDALFTATLLVNDDSEVIVQDDSSDDEVIVSDDSSSDSSDDDSIDSDVTESTDVTTTSSSSSSGGSLGFMILFLLAIVSVKRRYFY
- a CDS encoding DNA-J related domain-containing protein, which encodes MTMNHHIENPLIWPLLTLIKEAQESCQIHHLANELQKEGLLNDLDNDPNKALFKRNFLLMNALYQLQEILLPAKWLQVEVMNILLLEHPPSNIAIALDKESALRSYYLDWHNFETNADEIEAMLTGFWNRYHQTMTPAINSIDKANAFKVFGLNHDASPQQIRQQWRRLALELHPDRVRGNKEKFLKACEAWQVLKE
- a CDS encoding LysR family transcriptional regulator, translating into MTFDQLKTFLWVAKLGVIRRAAHEMNLSQPAISARIYALENELGVQLFERHKTGVVLTTEGILLRSHAEKIESYMELIKSELTPTEEVKGLIRIGVAETVAQSWLSDFLAALRKLYPKLVIELSVDVTINLREQLLSRNIDLAFLMGPLPEGNIENITLPRFKLNWFCSINEESPDLSKSPIFSFSRLSRPYQDIVSELMHRNGSLGQIFPSNSLSTSFEMIASGIGIGALPTQLAQRFINDQRIKVFDPGWVPNDILFTASYLNDPRSEITHKTAILAEEIASKYSNCTTK
- the mutY gene encoding A/G-specific adenine glycosylase; protein product: MQCYINCATLLDYSPPIIIEEFLVSELHFSQRINDWHQQHGRKTLPWQLDKSLYKTWVSEVMLQQTQVATVIPYFNKFMRSFPSISYLANAPIDEVLHHWTGLGYYARARNLHKAAQIVRDQFDGKFPEEFDDVIALPGIGRSTAGAVLSLTLNKHFSILDGNVKRVLTRHQKIEGWTGEKKVENQLWTLADKLTPKTDTKVFNQAMMDMGAMICTRSKPKCDQCPVSTDCLALADDCMTAYPTPKSKKKIPTKTAVMLVLKNKQQSIQLIQRPPTGIWGGLWCFPEFIDSESALNSLETIGITDYQATELATFRHTFSHYHFDISPILVEFNEQQIEQVMEQNGQLWYNLQQPQKVGLAAATKKILNTVNKITNKE
- a CDS encoding oxidative damage protection protein, with the protein product MSRTVFCTYLKKEAPGLAFQLIPGETGKRIFDNISQEAWAKWQHKQTMLINEKKLNLMKAEDRALIQEAMVGYLFEDKDVEIEGFTPKD
- a CDS encoding Na/Pi symporter, whose protein sequence is MENVQTVLPNRSESEKSNNYIKWITVALLIYLLICAVGIIGSGFKMSVGGHAKELFAFASNPFAGLVVGIVATALIQSSSTVTSIIVGLVAGGLPVELAVPMVMGANVGTSITNTIVSLGHVRAKEEFKRAFSAATVHDFFNLLSVVIFLPLEIAFGFLEKIGGSLAHLFYGAGDTSIKGFNFVKAATAPVVDTFKNVGSSLGDQVGGGVLIIAGIILIFVSITLVGKLLKKLMVGKAKDIMHTAIGRGPISGIASGTLVTVLVQSSSTTTSLMIPLAGSGAFKLKEIYPFTLGANIGTCVTAVLAATAVTGNAEAALQIAFIHLVYNILGVLVIYGIPALRNLPVKAAEALGATAAENKFAALAYILGVFFIVPAVCLSVSSML